Below is a window of Terriglobia bacterium DNA.
CGGTAGGATATAGACCAATGAGCGGAGCGAATGCAAGCCCGACAGGGCGCAGCCATTAACAACATGAGCGGAGCGAATGCAAGCCCGACAGGGCGCAGCCATGAATAGAATGCCTCCACGTTACCGGGAAGAACACCCGAAGAAGCCATTGAAGGCTGCCAATGTCTATCGCGACTTGCGCGACCTGATCTGGCCCCGGCGCCGGCTGTTTGCGCTCGGACTGGTCCTGGTCTTTATTAACCGGGTGGCGAGCCTGGTATTGCCGGGGTCAACCAAATATCTGATGGACAATGTGGTAGGGCAAAGGCGGGAAGACCTTCTTTATCCGATAGTTGGAGCCGTTGCTCTGGCGATTGCGATTCAGGCGGTAACCTCATTTGCGCTGACTCAGATTCTGAGCACTTCGGCTCAGAGGCTGATCGCAGACATGCGGATCAATGTTCAAAAGCACATCGGGCGGCTGCCGGTCCGCTACTACGATGCGAACAAGACGGGAGCGCTCGTTTCCCGGATCATGTCGGACGTGGAGGGGGTCCGGAATCTCGTCGGCACCGGACTCGTGGAGTTTATCGGCGGGATCTTCACGGCCGTGATTGCGTTTGGGTTGCTTTTGAGAATCAGCCCGATGTTGACGTTCGTGGGTATCGGTTTCATGGCGTTTTTCAGCGTGATCCTGCGGACAGCGTTCAAGTCCATCCGGCCAATCTTCCGGGAAAGAGGGAAAATCAACGCCGAGGTCACGGGGCGTCTGACCGAATCGCTCGGGGGAGTTCGAGTCGTGAAGGGCTTTCACGCCGAGGAACGTGAAGCGGCGGTATTCGAGGGCGGCGCGTTGCGGCTGTTCGAGAATACCCAGCAGACACTTTTTGCGAGTTCGGCGATCAGCCTGATATCGACGGTGCTGATGGGCGCTGTCAGCATTACGGTCATGGTGCTTGGCGGCAAGATGATTCTGCGGCATCAGTTGACCATCGGTGATTTCTTCGCATTCACACTGTACATGGGGTTTATGGTGGCGCCCGTTTTCCAGATGGTCAACATCGGCACCCAGATCACCGAGGCTTTCGCCGGCCTCGATCGCATGCACGAAGTGATGGCGGAAGAACCGGAACACATCGATCCTCAGAGGACCGTCTCGATCGGCCGGGTTGCCGGGACGCTCCGTTTCGACGACGTCTCCTTCGAGTACGAGGCCGGCAAGCCCGTTTTACACGGCGTGTCCTTCGATGCGATTCCCGGAACGGTTACCGCGCTGGTCGGTTCATCCGGATCCGGCAAGAGCACAATGATCGGTCTGGTGGCGGCATTCGCAAAGCCCGCTTCCGGCCGCGTCCTGGTGGACGGCCTCGATTTATCGACGGTCCGGCTTGAATCGTACCGGTCTCAGCTGGGCGTCGTCCTTCAGGACAACTTTCTGTTCGACGGGACGATCAAAGAAAACGTCCTTTTCGGCCGCCCCACCGCCTCCGACGAAGAAGTCCTGCGCGCTACGGTGATTGCGCGCGTGGATGAGTTTGTACTCAAGCTGGATAAAGGTCTGGACACCGTCGTCGGCGAGCGCGGCGTCAAGTTGTCCGGCGGCCAGCGCCAGCGCGTGGCGATCGCGCGCGCGATTCTGGCGGACCCGCGCATTCTGATCCTCGATGAAGCGACCTCCAGCCTCGACACCGAGAGTGAAGCCCTGATCCAGGAAGGCCTGGCCGCACTAATGGCCGGGCGTACGACCTTTGTAATTGCACATCGCTTGAGTACTATTCGTAACGCCGATCAGATTCTGGTCCTCGAACACGGTAGGATTGTCGAACGGGGAACGCACCAGCAGTTGCTCGCCCAGGGCGGACGATATTTCGATCTCTATACACGTCAGGCGGGCCTCGAAGCCAACCGCTTCATTAATCCGGGCGAAAAAGCGCCCGAAACCGATGTCGAAAGCCGCCCCGAGCGAAAAAACGGAAGCGAAGGTGTTGGCGGAGTTGCGCGAGATCTGCTTGGCTTTACCCGAGGTTCAAGAAGTTAAAACCTGGGGCCATCCGACGTTTAAAGCGGGTACGAAGACCTTTGCCGTCCTGGAGCGCTACAACGGCCACCTGTGCATTTGCTTCAAAGCCACATTGCCCCTGCAGCAACTCCTGATCGAAGACCCGCGTTTCTTCATGACGCCCTACATCGGAAAGCAGGGCTGGGTTTCCCTGATTGCGGATCGCCCGCCGAATTGGAAGGAGGTCAGGCAATTGATTAAGGAGAGTTACGGCCTTGTAGTCACAAAGCCGAAGAAAAAGAGAATCTGAATTCCCCGCCTTTGCAAGGCGGAGTGCCTGAGCGATCAAATCGTTAGAACGCTCGGGCGGGGCGGTTATCAACCGCGCAGCGCACCTTATTTTGTTGAAGTTACTAACCGCCCCGCCTTGGAAAGGCGGGGAATGTATATCCGAAGTTCAGACTTCGAGGGAAAACGGTG
It encodes the following:
- a CDS encoding ABC transporter ATP-binding protein — encoded protein: MNRMPPRYREEHPKKPLKAANVYRDLRDLIWPRRRLFALGLVLVFINRVASLVLPGSTKYLMDNVVGQRREDLLYPIVGAVALAIAIQAVTSFALTQILSTSAQRLIADMRINVQKHIGRLPVRYYDANKTGALVSRIMSDVEGVRNLVGTGLVEFIGGIFTAVIAFGLLLRISPMLTFVGIGFMAFFSVILRTAFKSIRPIFRERGKINAEVTGRLTESLGGVRVVKGFHAEEREAAVFEGGALRLFENTQQTLFASSAISLISTVLMGAVSITVMVLGGKMILRHQLTIGDFFAFTLYMGFMVAPVFQMVNIGTQITEAFAGLDRMHEVMAEEPEHIDPQRTVSIGRVAGTLRFDDVSFEYEAGKPVLHGVSFDAIPGTVTALVGSSGSGKSTMIGLVAAFAKPASGRVLVDGLDLSTVRLESYRSQLGVVLQDNFLFDGTIKENVLFGRPTASDEEVLRATVIARVDEFVLKLDKGLDTVVGERGVKLSGGQRQRVAIARAILADPRILILDEATSSLDTESEALIQEGLAALMAGRTTFVIAHRLSTIRNADQILVLEHGRIVERGTHQQLLAQGGRYFDLYTRQAGLEANRFINPGEKAPETDVESRPERKNGSEGVGGVARDLLGFTRGSRS
- a CDS encoding MmcQ/YjbR family DNA-binding protein, with product MALPEVQEVKTWGHPTFKAGTKTFAVLERYNGHLCICFKATLPLQQLLIEDPRFFMTPYIGKQGWVSLIADRPPNWKEVRQLIKESYGLVVTKPKKKRI